From Osmerus mordax isolate fOsmMor3 chromosome 8, fOsmMor3.pri, whole genome shotgun sequence, a single genomic window includes:
- the LOC136947916 gene encoding gap junction alpha-1 protein, whose protein sequence is MGDWSALGRLLDKVQAYSTAGGKVWLSVLFIFRILVLGTAVESAWGDEQSAFKCNTQQPGCENVCYDKSFPISHVRFWVLQIIFVSTPTLLYLAHVFYLMRKEQKLNRKEEVLKAVQNDGGDVDIPLKKIEMKKLKHGLEEHGKVKMKGALLRTYIVSIFFKSIFEVGFLVIQWYIYGFSLAAVYTCERAPCPHRVDCFLSRPTEKTVFIIFMLVVSLVSLALNVIELFYVFFKRIKDRVKGRQPATVYPPSGTLSPTPKDLPDTKYAYYNGCSSPTAPLSPMSPPGYKLATGERTNSCRNYNKQANEQNWANYSTEQNRLGQNGSTISNSHAQAFDFPDDTQEHKKLSVGHELQPLALLDPRPCSRASSRMSSRPRPDDLDV, encoded by the coding sequence ATGGGTGACTGGAGTGCTCTGGGGAGGCTGCTGGACAAGGTCCAGGCCTACTCCACCGCAGGAGGCAAGGTCTGGCTCTCCGTCCTCTTCATCTTCAGGATCCTGGTCCTGGGCACGGCCGTGGAGTCTGCCTGGGGTGACGAGCAGTCCGCCTTCAAGTGCAACACCCAGCAGCCCGGTTGTGAGAACGTCTGCTACGACAAGTCCTTCCCTATCTCGCACGTGCGCTTCTGGGTACTGCAGATTATCTTTGTGTCCACGCCGACGCTCCTCTACCTAGCACATGTGTTCTACCTGATGAGGAAGGAGCAGAAGCTcaacaggaaggaggaagtgcTGAAGGCGGTGCAGAACGACGGCGGCGACGTGGACATCCCCCTGAAGAAGATTGAAATGAAGAAGCTGAAGCACGGCCTGGAGGAGCACGGCAAGGTCAAGATGAAGGGTGCCCTGCTCAGAACCTACATCGTCAGCATCTTCTTCAAGTCTATCTTCGAGGTGGGCTTCCTGGTCATCCAGTGGTACATATACGGTTTCAGCCTGGCAGCTGTCTACACCTGTGAAAGGGCACCCTGCCCGCATCGCGTCGACTGCTTCCTGTCCCGACCCACGGAGAAAACGgtcttcatcatcttcatgcTGGTGGTGTCCCTAGTCTCACTGGCCCTCAACGTCATTGAGCTGTTTTACGTCTTCTTCAAGAGGATCAAGGACCGGGTCAAGGGTAGGCAACCCGCCACCGTCTACCCCCCCAGTGGCACTCTCAGCCCCACCCCAAAGGATCTGCCTGACACCAAGTACGCCTACTACAATGGCTGTTCCTCTCCCACAGCACCCCTttcccccatgtctcccccaGGGTACAAGTTGGCCACGGGCGAGAGAACCAACTCCTGCCGCAACTACAACAAGCAGGCCAATGAGCAGAACTGGGCCAACTACAGCACGGAACAGAACCGGCTGGGCCAGAACGGCAGCACCATCTCCAACTCCCACGCCCAGGCTTTCGACTTTCCCGATGACACCCAGGAGCATAAGAAACTGAGCGTGGGCCACGAGCTGCAGCCGCTGGCCCTGCTGGACCCCCGCCCCTGCAGCCGGGCCAGCAGCCGCATGAGCAGCCGGCCCCGCCCGGACGATCTAGACgtctag